The Fusobacterium necrophorum subsp. necrophorum genome has a window encoding:
- a CDS encoding histidine triad nucleotide-binding protein, which translates to MASIFTKIINREIPADIVYEDDVVIAFRDIAPAAKVHILFVPKKEIPTINDIQKEDEALIGYIYSVIAKQAKELGLAEKGYRVVSNCNEYGGQTVFHIHFHLLGGEPLGTMV; encoded by the coding sequence ATGGCATCTATATTTACTAAAATAATCAATCGGGAAATTCCGGCGGACATTGTCTACGAAGATGATGTTGTCATTGCATTTCGTGATATTGCACCGGCTGCGAAAGTACATATTTTATTTGTACCGAAAAAAGAAATTCCGACAATAAATGATATTCAAAAAGAAGATGAGGCTTTGATTGGATATATTTATTCTGTGATTGCAAAACAAGCGAAAGAGTTGGGACTAGCAGAAAAGGGATATCGAGTTGTTTCGAATTGCAATGAGTATGGGGGACAGACCGTGTTTCATATTCACTTCCACTTGTTAGGAGGAGAACCATTGGGGACTATGGTATAG
- a CDS encoding SDR family NAD(P)-dependent oxidoreductase: protein MNCENRLQGKIAFITGATSGIGKATAIALAKEGVDLILTARREQLLLELKSHLEQTYNIRVFTLRFDVRDSQTVKRSIEMLPLSWRNIQILVNNAGLALGLDKEYMNTSEDIDTVIDTNVKGMLYVTNAVVPLMLSRRKPSIIVNLGSVAGDSAYAGGAVYCASKAAIKILSDGLRIDLIDSPIKITNVKPGVVETNFSNIRFKGDEERAKKVYTGIQSLTPEDIADTIVYICNLPDNVQIPEITMTPMMQADGLHIYRHSNENTF, encoded by the coding sequence ATGAATTGTGAAAATCGTTTACAAGGGAAAATAGCTTTTATCACGGGAGCTACCAGCGGAATTGGAAAAGCAACAGCCATTGCTTTGGCAAAAGAAGGAGTGGATCTTATTCTAACGGCAAGGCGGGAACAGTTATTGTTGGAATTAAAATCTCATTTGGAGCAAACTTATAACATTCGAGTATTCACTCTCCGATTTGATGTTAGAGATTCTCAAACCGTAAAAAGAAGCATTGAAATGCTTCCTCTTTCCTGGAGAAATATTCAAATTCTGGTCAACAATGCCGGTCTGGCTCTGGGTCTAGACAAAGAGTATATGAATACTTCCGAAGATATTGATACTGTGATAGATACCAACGTAAAGGGAATGCTCTATGTCACAAACGCTGTCGTTCCTTTGATGCTTTCTCGCCGAAAGCCTTCTATCATTGTAAATTTAGGTTCTGTTGCCGGAGATTCCGCCTATGCAGGCGGTGCAGTTTACTGTGCAAGTAAGGCAGCTATTAAAATTCTAAGCGACGGATTGCGAATCGATTTAATAGATAGTCCTATTAAAATCACAAATGTCAAACCGGGTGTTGTGGAAACCAATTTCAGTAACATTCGTTTTAAAGGAGATGAAGAAAGAGCCAAGAAAGTCTATACAGGTATTCAGTCGCTAACTCCGGAAGATATTGCAGATACCATTGTCTATATTTGCAATCTTCCTGACAATGTACAGATTCCGGAAATCACAATGACTCCTATGATGCAGGCGGACGGACTTCATATATATAGGCACAGCAATGAAAACACTTTCTAA
- a CDS encoding HU family DNA-binding protein has translation MTKKEFAKVLFDNGVYSSKAEAERNIETIFSLMEECIIRDGSFSITNWGKLEVVERAPRLGRNPKTGEEVKIPSRKSIKFRPGKAFLEKLN, from the coding sequence ATGACAAAAAAAGAGTTTGCAAAAGTATTATTTGATAACGGAGTTTATTCTTCTAAAGCAGAAGCGGAAAGAAATATTGAAACTATCTTCTCTTTAATGGAAGAATGTATTATTCGTGACGGTTCCTTTAGTATCACAAACTGGGGAAAATTAGAAGTAGTGGAAAGAGCTCCAAGATTGGGAAGAAATCCTAAAACCGGGGAAGAAGTAAAAATTCCTTCTAGAAAATCTATTAAATTCAGACCGGGAAAAGCTTTCTTGGAAAAATTAAACTAA
- the kal gene encoding 3-aminobutyryl-CoA ammonia lyase — protein sequence MKSVIRLRMSSHDAHYGGNLVDGARMLQLFGDVATELLIQMDGDEGLFKAYDNIEFMAPVFAGDFIEAVGEIVSAGNSSRKMVFEARKVIVPRPDISDSAADVLEEPIVVCRASGTCVTPKEKQRKK from the coding sequence ATGAAATCAGTGATCAGATTAAGAATGAGTTCACACGATGCACATTATGGAGGAAATTTAGTAGACGGAGCAAGAATGCTTCAATTGTTCGGGGATGTGGCAACAGAACTTTTGATTCAAATGGACGGAGATGAAGGATTGTTTAAGGCTTATGATAATATCGAATTTATGGCACCCGTATTTGCCGGAGATTTTATTGAAGCTGTAGGAGAAATTGTGAGTGCCGGGAATTCTTCCAGAAAAATGGTGTTTGAAGCGAGAAAAGTAATTGTCCCAAGACCTGATATTTCCGATTCGGCGGCAGATGTTTTAGAAGAACCTATTGTGGTATGTAGAGCAAGTGGAACCTGTGTAACACCAAAAGAAAAACAACGAAAAAAATAG
- the kce gene encoding 3-keto-5-aminohexanoate cleavage protein: MEKLIITAAICGAEVTKENNPAVPYTVEEIVREAESAYKAGASIIHLHVRYDDGTPTQDKARFKECMDAIREKCPDAIIQPSTGGAVGMTDLERLQPTELGPEMATLDCGTCNFGGDEVFTNTENTIKNFGKIMIERGVKPEIEVFDKGMVDYAIRYAKQGYIKYPMHFDFVLGVQMAASARDLVFISESIPEGSTWTVAGVGKHQFPMAALAIVMGGHVRVGFEDNVFIEKGVLAKSNGELVEKVVRMAKELGREIATPTEARQILGLTK; the protein is encoded by the coding sequence ATGGAAAAATTAATTATTACTGCTGCTATTTGTGGGGCGGAAGTGACAAAAGAAAACAATCCGGCAGTTCCTTATACAGTAGAAGAAATTGTTCGAGAAGCAGAATCTGCTTACAAAGCAGGAGCCAGTATCATTCATTTGCATGTAAGATATGATGACGGAACTCCGACTCAGGATAAGGCTAGATTTAAAGAATGTATGGATGCGATTCGAGAAAAATGTCCGGATGCAATTATTCAACCGTCTACAGGAGGAGCGGTAGGAATGACAGACTTGGAAAGATTGCAACCGACAGAGTTAGGACCGGAAATGGCGACGTTAGATTGTGGGACATGTAATTTCGGGGGGGATGAAGTCTTTACAAATACGGAAAATACCATTAAGAATTTTGGAAAAATTATGATTGAGAGAGGAGTAAAACCTGAAATCGAAGTTTTTGACAAAGGAATGGTGGATTACGCAATTCGATATGCAAAACAAGGATATATTAAATATCCAATGCATTTTGACTTTGTATTAGGAGTACAAATGGCAGCCAGTGCGAGAGATTTAGTGTTTATTAGTGAAAGCATTCCGGAAGGATCCACTTGGACAGTAGCCGGAGTGGGAAAACATCAGTTTCCCATGGCGGCTCTGGCAATTGTCATGGGTGGACATGTTAGAGTCGGGTTTGAAGACAACGTTTTCATTGAAAAGGGTGTTTTAGCAAAGTCAAATGGAGAATTGGTGGAAAAAGTTGTTAGAATGGCAAAAGAATTAGGAAGAGAAATTGCCACTCCGACAGAAGCAAGACAAATTTTAGGATTAACAAAATAA
- the kdd gene encoding L-erythro-3,5-diaminohexanoate dehydrogenase, whose protein sequence is MKKGCKYGTHRVIEPLGVLPQPAKKISNDMELYSNEILIDVIALNIDSASFTQIEEEAHGDVDKIKAKILEIVAEKGKMQNPVTGSGGMLIGTIEKIGEDLVGVTPLKVGDKIATLVSLSLTPLKIEEITAIYPEIDRVEIKGKAILFESGIYAILPEDMPENLALAALDVAGAPAQIAKLVKPCQSVAILGSAGKSGMLCAYEAVKRVGPTGKVIGVVRNEKEKALLERVSNKVKVVIADATKPIDVLNAVLEANDGKEVDVAVNCVNVANTEMSTILPVKDYGIAYFFSMATGFTKAALGAEGVGKDITMIVGNGYTHDHAAITLEELRESAVLREIFNELYL, encoded by the coding sequence ATGAAAAAAGGATGTAAATACGGGACTCATAGAGTAATTGAACCATTAGGAGTATTACCTCAACCGGCAAAAAAGATTTCTAATGATATGGAATTGTATTCCAACGAAATCTTAATTGATGTCATTGCCTTAAATATTGATTCCGCTTCTTTTACACAAATTGAAGAAGAAGCTCATGGAGATGTGGATAAAATCAAAGCAAAAATTCTTGAAATTGTGGCAGAAAAAGGAAAAATGCAAAATCCGGTAACCGGTTCAGGAGGAATGTTAATCGGAACTATTGAAAAAATCGGAGAAGATTTAGTAGGAGTGACTCCATTAAAAGTAGGAGATAAAATCGCTACTTTGGTATCTTTATCATTAACTCCATTGAAAATAGAAGAGATTACAGCAATTTATCCGGAAATTGACAGAGTGGAAATCAAGGGAAAAGCAATCTTGTTTGAAAGTGGAATTTATGCAATTTTACCGGAAGATATGCCGGAAAATTTAGCATTGGCTGCTTTGGACGTAGCAGGAGCACCGGCTCAAATTGCAAAATTGGTAAAACCTTGTCAATCGGTAGCAATTCTAGGGTCTGCCGGAAAATCAGGAATGCTTTGTGCTTATGAAGCGGTGAAAAGAGTCGGACCTACCGGAAAGGTCATAGGAGTTGTTCGAAACGAAAAAGAAAAAGCACTGTTAGAAAGAGTAAGCAACAAAGTAAAAGTAGTGATTGCAGATGCTACAAAACCTATTGATGTGTTGAATGCTGTTTTGGAAGCAAATGACGGAAAGGAAGTTGATGTGGCTGTAAACTGTGTAAATGTCGCAAATACAGAAATGTCTACTATTTTACCGGTGAAAGATTATGGAATTGCTTATTTCTTCTCCATGGCAACCGGATTTACAAAAGCTGCTTTAGGGGCAGAAGGAGTAGGAAAGGATATTACTATGATCGTTGGAAACGGGTATACTCATGATCATGCCGCTATTACTTTGGAAGAATTGAGAGAAAGTGCAGTATTGAGAGAAATTTTCAATGAGCTGTATTTGTAG
- the kamA gene encoding L-lysine 2,3-aminomutase, producing MNTVNTRAKFFPNVTDEQWNDWKWQVRNRIETLEDLKQFANLSEEESEGVVKTLETLRMAITPYYFSLIDLEDPNCPVRKQAIPTVQEIHQSKADLLDPLHEDADSPCPGLTHRYPDRVLLLITDMCSMYCRHCTRRRFAGQSDDSMPMERIDKCIEYIAKTPEVRDVLLSGGDALLVSDEFLESIIQKLRAIPHVEIIRIGSRTPVVLPQRITPELCNMLKKYHPIWLNTHFNHPKEVTPEAKRACEMLADAGVPLGNQSVLLRGVNDSVPVMKKLMHELVMMRVRPYYIYQCDLSMGLEHFRTPVSKGIEIIEGLRGHTSGYAVPTFVVDAPGGGGKTPVMPQYVISQSPHKVILRNFEGVITTYTEPDHYEEGFPGDYESTGVSMLLGGQQMALEPTQLLRHDRYAKRLEEEAKNK from the coding sequence ATGAATACTGTAAATACTAGGGCGAAGTTTTTTCCGAATGTAACGGACGAACAATGGAATGATTGGAAATGGCAGGTACGAAATAGAATTGAAACTTTGGAAGATTTGAAACAATTTGCAAACTTGAGTGAAGAAGAATCTGAAGGAGTTGTAAAAACTTTGGAAACTTTGAGAATGGCAATTACTCCATATTATTTTTCCTTGATTGATTTAGAGGATCCGAATTGTCCGGTTAGAAAACAAGCAATTCCAACTGTTCAAGAAATTCATCAATCTAAAGCGGATTTACTGGATCCTTTGCATGAAGATGCAGACTCTCCATGTCCGGGCTTAACTCACAGATATCCGGATCGAGTGTTACTTCTTATCACAGATATGTGTTCTATGTATTGTAGGCACTGTACCAGAAGAAGATTTGCAGGACAAAGCGACGACTCCATGCCTATGGAAAGAATTGATAAATGTATCGAATATATTGCAAAAACTCCGGAAGTAAGAGATGTATTATTATCAGGAGGAGATGCTTTATTGGTTTCAGATGAATTTTTGGAATCTATCATTCAAAAATTAAGAGCCATTCCTCATGTGGAAATTATTAGAATCGGATCCAGAACTCCCGTGGTATTGCCTCAAAGAATTACTCCGGAATTATGTAATATGTTAAAGAAATATCATCCAATTTGGTTAAATACTCACTTTAATCATCCGAAAGAAGTCACTCCGGAAGCAAAGAGGGCTTGTGAAATGTTAGCCGACGCAGGAGTTCCTTTAGGAAACCAATCTGTACTTTTAAGAGGAGTGAACGACTCTGTTCCCGTTATGAAAAAGTTGATGCATGAATTGGTTATGATGAGAGTTCGACCTTACTATATTTATCAATGTGATTTGTCTATGGGATTGGAACATTTCAGAACTCCGGTTTCTAAGGGAATCGAAATCATTGAAGGGTTAAGAGGACATACTTCAGGATATGCAGTGCCGACTTTCGTAGTGGATGCACCTGGTGGTGGAGGAAAAACTCCGGTAATGCCTCAATATGTAATTTCTCAATCTCCACATAAAGTCATTTTGAGAAACTTTGAAGGAGTGATTACTACTTATACGGAACCGGATCATTATGAGGAAGGATTCCCGGGAGATTATGAATCTACAGGAGTCTCTATGCTTCTTGGCGGTCAACAAATGGCTTTAGAACCAACGCAACTGTTAAGACATGACAGATATGCAAAACGTTTGGAAGAAGAGGCAAAAAATAAATAG
- a CDS encoding methionine ABC transporter substrate-binding protein, with protein MRFIDERSIERIGFNRLLSRVEILSNYGEEKLKNLKPFVPGEEEALERNFEEIQQFINFSEETDRKSFLLTLESYIHRMKNIKKLIRMVENGNVLDEVELFEVKVQAIYMEKLQECLQELPAELQGFSLQPLNKILEALDPQSDRNPTFYLYESYSRQLTALREQRKKVEKQIYATRDYDTIVKLKEERLTFLVEEEKEEYRIRTKLSQVIAEEANIYLENIEKIGNLDFLIAKAKFAKKYSAHKPGISRDVFFQIKKAVNLELKEMLEAKGKTYTPIGIELGEGVTIITGANMGGKSVALKTITENLLLFHMGFFVIAEEASLPLVDFVFFISDDMQDISKGLSTFGAEIMKLQEVNVFLELGKGFVVFDEFARGTNPKEGQKFVRALAKFLNGKPSISLITTHFDGVVDSSMNHYQVVGLKNIDFELLKNRIALSNKSMELIQECMDFRLERASVEEVPKDALNIAKLIGLDEKFNEVISQEYHKED; from the coding sequence ATGCGATTTATCGATGAAAGAAGTATCGAAAGAATCGGTTTTAACCGACTCTTGTCACGTGTAGAGATACTTTCCAACTATGGAGAAGAAAAACTAAAAAATTTGAAACCTTTTGTTCCGGGAGAAGAGGAGGCATTGGAACGAAATTTCGAAGAAATACAACAGTTTATCAATTTTTCCGAAGAAACAGATCGGAAAAGTTTTTTGTTGACTTTGGAATCTTATATTCATAGAATGAAAAATATCAAAAAATTAATTCGAATGGTAGAAAATGGAAATGTTCTAGATGAAGTAGAATTATTTGAGGTAAAAGTACAGGCCATTTATATGGAAAAACTTCAAGAATGTTTGCAAGAACTGCCGGCTGAATTACAAGGTTTTTCTCTACAACCCTTAAATAAAATTTTAGAGGCTTTGGATCCTCAATCAGATCGAAATCCTACTTTTTATTTATATGAAAGTTATTCGAGGCAATTGACAGCGTTGCGAGAGCAGAGAAAAAAAGTAGAAAAACAAATTTATGCCACACGAGATTATGACACGATAGTCAAACTGAAAGAGGAAAGACTTACTTTTCTGGTAGAGGAAGAAAAGGAAGAATATCGTATCCGTACAAAACTAAGTCAGGTGATAGCGGAAGAAGCAAACATATATTTAGAAAATATAGAAAAGATAGGGAATTTAGATTTTTTAATAGCAAAGGCGAAATTTGCAAAGAAGTACTCTGCTCATAAACCCGGTATCTCCAGAGACGTTTTTTTTCAAATCAAAAAAGCGGTGAATTTGGAATTGAAAGAAATGCTGGAAGCAAAAGGGAAAACTTATACTCCGATTGGCATTGAACTGGGAGAAGGAGTTACCATCATCACAGGTGCCAATATGGGAGGAAAGAGTGTCGCTTTAAAGACAATTACAGAAAATTTATTGTTGTTTCATATGGGATTTTTTGTAATTGCAGAGGAAGCCAGCCTTCCATTGGTTGATTTCGTATTCTTTATCTCGGATGATATGCAGGATATTTCAAAAGGCTTGAGTACTTTTGGAGCTGAAATAATGAAGCTACAGGAGGTCAATGTATTTTTAGAATTAGGCAAAGGCTTTGTTGTATTTGATGAATTTGCAAGAGGAACCAACCCGAAAGAAGGTCAAAAATTTGTTCGAGCCCTAGCGAAATTCCTAAATGGAAAGCCTAGTATTTCCTTAATTACAACTCACTTTGACGGAGTTGTAGACTCCAGTATGAACCATTACCAAGTTGTAGGCTTAAAAAATATAGATTTCGAACTATTAAAAAATAGAATTGCACTTAGCAATAAGTCTATGGAGCTCATTCAAGAGTGCATGGATTTTCGATTAGAGAGAGCAAGTGTGGAAGAGGTACCGAAAGATGCCTTGAATATTGCTAAACTGATTGGACTGGACGAAAAATTTAATGAAGTGATTTCGCAAGAATATCATAAGGAGGACTAA
- the kamD gene encoding lysine 5,6-aminomutase subunit alpha, whose protein sequence is MRNNKLDLDWGLVAEARESARKIVADSQVFIDSHSTVTVERTICRLLGIDDVDSFGVPLPNAIVDYVKENGNITLGIAKYIGNAMLETGLTPQEIAEKVAKKELDICKMKWHDDFDIQLEINRIAVQTVERIRKNRETRESMIAGYGGDKTGPFLYIIVATGNIYEDVVQAVAGARQGADIIAVIRTTGQSLLDYVPYGATSEGFGGTFATQENFRIMRKALDEVGQELGRYIRLCNYCSGLCMPEIAAMGALERLDVMLNDALYGILFRDINMQRTLCDQFFSRVINGFAGVIINTGEDNYLTTADAFEEAHTVLASQFINEQYALVAGLPEEQMGLGHAFEMDPKLENGFLYELAQAEMAREIFPNAPLKYMPPTKFMTGNIFKGHIQDALFNIITITTNQRLCLLGMLTEAIHTPFLADRALSIENALYIFNNLKDFGNDIEFKKGGIMNTRAQEVLEKAASLLKEIEGFGIFTTIEKGIFGGVKRPKDGGKGLAGVFEKDSTYFNPFVPLMLGGDKE, encoded by the coding sequence ATGAGGAATAATAAATTGGATTTAGATTGGGGGCTTGTAGCGGAAGCTCGAGAATCTGCAAGAAAAATTGTGGCAGATTCCCAAGTTTTCATTGATTCTCACAGCACCGTGACGGTAGAAAGAACGATTTGTCGTTTGCTTGGAATTGATGATGTAGATTCTTTCGGAGTACCGCTGCCGAATGCAATCGTGGATTATGTGAAAGAAAATGGAAATATCACTCTGGGAATTGCAAAATATATTGGAAATGCAATGTTGGAAACCGGATTGACTCCGCAAGAAATTGCAGAAAAGGTTGCTAAAAAAGAGTTGGATATTTGCAAAATGAAATGGCACGATGATTTTGATATTCAATTGGAAATCAATCGAATTGCCGTGCAAACAGTGGAAAGAATTCGAAAAAATAGAGAAACCAGAGAAAGCATGATAGCCGGATATGGTGGAGATAAAACAGGACCTTTCTTATACATCATCGTAGCTACAGGAAATATTTATGAAGACGTAGTACAAGCGGTGGCAGGAGCGAGACAAGGGGCGGACATTATTGCGGTTATTCGTACCACAGGACAATCTTTATTGGACTATGTTCCCTATGGGGCAACGTCTGAAGGATTTGGAGGAACCTTTGCAACCCAAGAAAATTTCCGTATTATGAGAAAGGCTTTGGATGAAGTAGGACAGGAATTGGGAAGATACATTCGACTATGTAACTACTGTTCCGGATTATGTATGCCGGAAATTGCAGCGATGGGAGCTCTAGAAAGATTGGATGTTATGTTGAATGATGCCCTATATGGAATTTTATTTAGAGATATTAACATGCAAAGAACTCTTTGCGACCAATTTTTCTCAAGAGTCATTAACGGTTTTGCAGGAGTCATTATTAACACCGGAGAAGACAACTACTTGACAACAGCGGATGCCTTTGAAGAAGCACATACCGTCTTGGCTTCTCAGTTTATCAATGAACAATATGCTCTGGTTGCCGGGTTACCTGAAGAACAAATGGGATTGGGGCATGCTTTTGAAATGGATCCGAAATTAGAGAACGGGTTCCTCTATGAATTGGCTCAAGCAGAAATGGCTCGAGAGATTTTTCCAAATGCTCCCTTAAAATATATGCCGCCTACAAAATTTATGACAGGAAATATTTTCAAAGGACATATTCAAGATGCTTTATTTAATATTATTACCATTACAACGAATCAAAGATTATGCTTGTTGGGAATGTTGACGGAAGCAATTCATACTCCATTCCTTGCTGATAGAGCCTTATCCATTGAAAATGCCTTATATATTTTCAATAATTTAAAAGATTTTGGAAATGATATTGAATTCAAAAAAGGTGGAATTATGAACACAAGAGCTCAGGAAGTTCTTGAAAAAGCGGCATCTCTATTGAAAGAAATTGAAGGATTTGGAATTTTTACAACAATTGAAAAAGGAATTTTCGGTGGAGTAAAACGACCGAAAGATGGAGGAAAGGGATTGGCCGGAGTTTTTGAAAAAGACAGTACCTACTTTAACCCGTTTGTTCCTTTAATGCTTGGAGGTGACAAAGAATGA
- the kamE gene encoding lysine 5,6-aminomutase subunit beta, whose product MSSGLYSMEKRDFDTTLDLTKIKPYGDTMNDGKVQMSFTLPVPCNEKGVEAALLLAKQMGFVAPAVAFSGSLDKQFSYYVVYGATSYTVDYTAIKVQALEINTMDMHECEKYIEEHFDRDIVIVGASTGTDAHTVGIDAIMNMKGYAGHYGLERYKGIEAYNLGSQIPNEEFIQKAIELKADVLLVSQTVTQKDVHIQNMTNLVELLEAEGLRDKVILIAGGARITNDLAKELGYDAGFGPGKYADDVATYALEEMVARGMGKKK is encoded by the coding sequence ATGAGTTCAGGATTATATTCAATGGAAAAAAGGGATTTCGATACTACCCTAGATTTAACAAAAATCAAACCTTATGGAGATACGATGAACGACGGAAAGGTGCAAATGAGTTTTACCTTACCGGTTCCGTGTAATGAAAAAGGAGTGGAAGCAGCTCTATTGTTAGCAAAACAAATGGGATTTGTAGCCCCTGCAGTTGCTTTTTCAGGTTCTTTGGATAAACAATTCTCTTATTATGTAGTGTACGGAGCGACTTCTTATACCGTAGACTATACGGCTATCAAGGTGCAGGCTTTGGAAATCAACACTATGGATATGCATGAGTGTGAAAAATATATTGAAGAACACTTTGACAGAGACATTGTTATTGTAGGAGCAAGTACAGGAACGGATGCTCACACTGTAGGAATTGATGCTATTATGAACATGAAGGGATATGCAGGGCATTATGGATTGGAACGATACAAAGGGATTGAAGCTTACAATTTAGGAAGCCAAATTCCGAATGAAGAATTTATCCAAAAAGCCATTGAACTGAAGGCAGATGTTCTTTTGGTGTCTCAAACGGTAACCCAAAAAGACGTTCATATTCAAAATATGACCAATTTGGTGGAATTGCTGGAAGCGGAAGGATTGCGGGACAAGGTAATTTTGATTGCCGGAGGAGCGAGAATTACCAACGATCTTGCAAAAGAATTAGGATATGATGCAGGATTCGGACCGGGAAAATATGCAGATGACGTTGCCACGTATGCTTTAGAAGAAATGGTGGCAAGAGGAATGGGAAAGAAAAAATAA
- a CDS encoding SH3 domain-containing protein: MRRWVLVACLTFFSVTSITKAEEWTKVSLYDNKIPSSVKMNLKYKGEHPDIVDYVFVSSRTANIRDYPGMEGNIIEKYSYNDKLPLLEKIYVKGNYWYKVRTPKGNEGYIAASVSQKRNFRFDMALDKIKSLENFLATEKAAGRKIAAVNSYAPNPNHLDLQKNKDKYGTSADQNTAGTNDAGETIYIPDRSLVSIQSSGAGSSRVKALSVPEILTVSNRNISYANIPNTNFNKVIAIDSKNQNFIVFEKQEGEWEVISYVYSKTGMDSKLGFETPKGFFSTAMGKYVMPYNDENGQKQGAAKYALRFCGGGYIHGTPINDVEEVNREFFMKQKEFTLGTYSGTRKCIRTSEPHAKFLFDWVIKKPNRSANAQNLTDNLVVIVF; encoded by the coding sequence ATGAGACGATGGGTATTGGTTGCATGCTTGACTTTTTTTAGTGTAACTTCAATAACAAAGGCGGAAGAATGGACAAAAGTATCATTGTATGATAATAAAATTCCTAGTAGTGTAAAAATGAATTTAAAATATAAAGGAGAACATCCTGACATTGTGGATTATGTATTTGTGAGCTCCAGAACTGCAAATATTAGGGATTATCCGGGAATGGAGGGAAATATTATTGAAAAATATTCTTATAACGATAAACTTCCCTTATTGGAAAAAATTTATGTAAAAGGAAATTATTGGTATAAGGTAAGAACTCCGAAAGGAAATGAGGGTTACATTGCAGCGAGTGTTTCTCAAAAAAGAAATTTTCGTTTTGACATGGCTTTAGATAAAATAAAAAGTTTAGAGAATTTTTTAGCGACAGAGAAAGCGGCAGGAAGAAAAATTGCGGCAGTCAATTCCTATGCACCGAACCCAAATCACTTGGATTTGCAAAAAAATAAAGATAAATATGGAACGTCTGCGGATCAAAATACAGCAGGGACAAATGATGCGGGAGAAACCATTTATATTCCGGATCGTTCTTTGGTGTCTATCCAAAGTTCCGGAGCAGGGAGCTCAAGGGTAAAAGCTCTATCGGTTCCTGAAATATTGACAGTTTCCAATCGAAATATCAGTTATGCAAATATTCCAAATACCAATTTCAATAAAGTGATTGCGATTGACAGTAAAAATCAAAACTTTATTGTTTTTGAAAAACAGGAAGGAGAGTGGGAAGTCATTTCCTATGTCTACAGTAAAACGGGAATGGACAGTAAGCTAGGATTTGAAACGCCGAAAGGATTTTTCAGTACGGCAATGGGAAAATATGTTATGCCCTATAACGATGAAAACGGTCAAAAGCAAGGGGCTGCAAAATATGCTCTTCGTTTTTGTGGAGGGGGATATATTCACGGGACTCCCATCAATGATGTAGAGGAAGTGAATCGGGAATTTTTTATGAAACAAAAAGAATTTACTTTGGGAACCTATTCGGGTACCAGAAAATGTATTCGAACGAGCGAACCACATGCGAAGTTTCTTTTTGATTGGGTCATTAAAAAACCCAATAGAAGTGCCAATGCACAAAATTTAACAGATAACTTGGTGGTAATTGTATTTTAA
- a CDS encoding OmpA family protein, producing the protein MKKYLGMTVLLASFVLAACGKTSNTSVRDLSTEGNQNFAIEDIDTAKKPLEDIIVFNQDGVTIRREGNNLILSMPELILFDFDKYEVKDGIKPSLRTLANALGANSDIKIKIDGYTDFIGSEGYNLELSVNRAKAIKSYLVNHGAIENNISIEGYGKQNPVASNATESGRARNRRVEFIISRS; encoded by the coding sequence ATGAAGAAATATTTAGGAATGACTGTACTTTTAGCCTCTTTTGTTTTGGCAGCTTGTGGAAAAACTTCCAATACAAGTGTTCGTGATTTGTCGACAGAAGGAAATCAAAATTTTGCCATTGAGGATATCGACACGGCAAAGAAACCTCTGGAGGATATTATTGTATTCAATCAAGATGGAGTGACCATTCGAAGAGAAGGAAACAATCTTATTTTGTCCATGCCTGAACTTATTTTATTTGATTTCGATAAGTATGAGGTAAAAGATGGAATTAAGCCTAGCTTGCGAACTTTGGCGAATGCTTTGGGGGCAAATTCGGATATTAAAATTAAAATAGACGGTTATACGGATTTTATTGGAAGTGAAGGATATAATTTGGAATTATCAGTCAATCGAGCGAAGGCGATTAAGTCTTATTTGGTAAATCATGGTGCGATTGAAAACAATATTTCTATAGAGGGCTATGGAAAGCAAAATCCAGTTGCTTCTAACGCTACAGAGTCAGGTAGAGCTAGAAATCGAAGAGTAGAGTTTATTATATCAAGAAGTTAA